Part of the Acropora palmata chromosome 10, jaAcrPala1.3, whole genome shotgun sequence genome, taaatttagACAGACGAGAGAAACTATGCTTGTTATCCAGACGCGAAAATTAAACCTGTAACACAGACGTGAAGGTCGCCCAGACAGAAAAAACCAAACGAGTCACACAGACGCGAAAACTACAATATTTCGTCACACAAACTTGTCACACAGACGGAAAACTGAGCTCGTCACACAGACGCAAAAattaaggccccgtccacacgtatccggaaatttgtgaaaatgcaattttttttttttacgaatacgGCTtgcgtccacacgtatccagCGTATTTTCCGGccgtatccggaaatttttgaaaacgctctccagagtggaaatttttttatccgATACGAATACgtatacgtgtggacggtcgtATCCGCAAATTTGCGAATACGCTTACGTCATTTTCTTGGATCCAGTCTTCACGTCGAGCATTATAAACAAACACAGGAAGGTTGTATCTTCTTTATTAATACAAGCATCAAGAGTTTCCCGCTTCCGGTTTTTAGGCAATGCATGATGGGATAGGCGCTCCAGAAAAGTGAGCACCAACTCTCGAATCTCCGCCATTACTGAATATTCGTTTCAGCTTCGCGTCTGTTTACATTTTATCTTGGCTTATTTCTCCGTCTTTAATTCATCTACTACCAATCCTAATCGACTACAAACGTCGAAAGGTTTCAACTGACGGTTTCCGGATaatttttagagaaaaaaatatatttaaagtCGTGATTTCAGGCCAAGAATTTCTGACCGGCTGCAATGAGTTCTGAGGAGCCAGAGGAATCTCTGACTTACAATGAAGTGAACTCTTGGTGTTCTGACGCTCTGAAGCTTTATTGCCGTCAACGGGGCTTGAAAGTTTAAGGGAAGAAAGCAAGAACTGGTTGCTCGTGTGTTTGCAGCCTCGGAAATGGGAATTCCTGTCCTACCGACTGCTGAAGAAAGGATCGCAACCACTGCGAACGAGAAAGCTCGATTGTTAGATTTGGGAAATGGATCTTCTTTGCCAGATCCTCCTACTTTGAAAGATTGGCGTCGTGAAAGTGATGCTATAACATCTTGGCCACCGATTTTTCTTAGCGACATTACTGTGTTTCTCATGGAAGATCACCCTGGGAAGGACGTGGCTTTACATGAGCGTGTTCTCAATGAATATAAAGAAGGCAAGGCATACCGTCTCTATGAATCCGGTTGGCTAAAAGAAATTTACTGGCACCCGATATCAACTGCATCGGAGTTCTGTTTCCTTAAAGCCAACTGTACTCATACCGCTGCTGACAAGAAATGTGGGAAGATTGTTAGTGCTTATTGCACATGTGTGGCCGGGTAAGTAATTTGCCTTGCTTAGTGCAATGTTTATCTCATGATTTTCGCAATATTATAAAGGTTCAGCAGTTAGCTTTCTGTGTAGACTAATTTCACTCCCGGGATTGTATATTTCCATTACAGGATGAGCACCTCCTGTATCCATGTGACCGCCTTACTTTTTCGGATTGAAGCTGCAAACAGAAATGGACGTACAAACCCAGCCTGCACATCGAAGGAGTGCGTATGGACCGTTCCTGCAGACAAAACAGTCATGCAACCCAAGCAAATCTCTGACATGGTTTGGACAGCATCTAAGCTCAATAAAGGTAGTTGCATTTTAGATTCTCCCCACAGGAGTATAGCCACAATATCTTAGTAACCCACTTCATGAAAATGTCGGGAATCAACAGTTTTCCCTTTAATGTAGAAAAGTCTGAATTCCTTGCTCTTGCACTGATAGTAAAGGAGGATCTGCCACAAAATACGTTCAAAATTTTTGAGTAATGTTTTATataatttcttattttagAGCCAACCAGACCAACTGTTGACAGAAGACGCTCACTTTTTGAACCTGCAGAAAAAAGGGTTCTAACTAACACAAATGAATGGCGGGCAAAATTATATGATGGCCTCAAAGATGCAGCGCCTGACTCAAGTTTTGTGATGCTGCAAA contains:
- the LOC141895024 gene encoding LOW QUALITY PROTEIN: uncharacterized protein LOC141895024 (The sequence of the model RefSeq protein was modified relative to this genomic sequence to represent the inferred CDS: deleted 1 base in 1 codon; substituted 1 base at 1 genomic stop codon), which translates into the protein MSSEEPEESLTYNEVNSWCSDALKLYCRQRGLKVXGKKAELVARVFAASEMGIPVLPTAEERIATTANEKARLLDLGNGSSLPDPPTLKDWRRESDAITSWPPIFLSDITVFLMEDHPGKDVALHERVLNEYKEGKAYRLYESGWLKEIYWHPISTASEFCFLKANCTHTAADKKCGKIVSAYCTCVAGMSTSCIHVTALLFRIEAANRNGRTNPACTSKECVWTVPADKTVMQPKQISDMVWTASKLNKEPTRPTVDRRRSLFEPAEKRVLTNTNEWRAKLYDGLKDAAPDSSFVMLQNAEHMQEIYRPLSVPSVSDVLTAEKIIDIEQVTVGQAENPLWHAIRKGRITASNFYKVKTKVETLRKSETNAVSAKKLVASLIGEHTPPKDLPALKYGREMEAIAKAFYLEIFKRNHKDVKYRECGLFIHEAKQFLGASPDLLVECSCCRKGILEVKCPFCIANDIPTDLNLDYLVKINDEVTLKRKHSYYAQIQGQLGVTKRQWCHFLVYTKKGYHLERIQLDMDYWLSLVDSLDWFYVNHLKPASK